From Mauremys reevesii isolate NIE-2019 linkage group 10, ASM1616193v1, whole genome shotgun sequence, the proteins below share one genomic window:
- the PYGO1 gene encoding pygopus homolog 1, with product MSAEQEKDPIALKRSRGGDSGLDGLGGPGVQLGSPDKKKRKSNTQGSSFPPPSEYAPPPNPSSDHLVAANPFDDNYNTVSYKPLPSGSPYFNHPGYPGFGGYNTFRMPPHMLPRMSSPYGGSYTLRNQPHPLHQNPVGMGFTRPHAFNFGPHDNTGFGNQPCYNSGQMNQNVHMPSQHFRPNPGENFGHIPPQNTSQIPHPDMTSNFGPASNSHFNSQLESNHSFVPPPKTYNQTKTSAQKQDFSQGASKTSNQNTATHQHHHRTDDIVNQGSADLKNVNRNSVVNQESNHSHNADNTNSSHANGTQSKSRQPRVTAEGCNSEKSSKTSLHLSRHGHSSSEPVYPCGICTHEVNDDQDAILCEASCQKWFHRICTGMTESAYGLLTAEASAVWGCDTCMAEKDVQLMRTRETAGPPALNTDG from the exons ATGTCAGCGGAACAGGAGAAGGATCCCATCGCGCTGAAGAGATCCCGAG GTGGTGACAGTGGATTGGATGGGTTAGGAGGACCAGGAGTACAACTTGGAAGCCCAGATAAGAAAAAGCGCAAGTCAAATACACAG GGatcttcctttcctcctccatCTGAATATGCTCCACCGCCGAATCCAAGCTCAGACCACCTTGTAGCGGCTAATCCATTTGATGATAACTATAATACTGTCTCCTATAAACCTCTACCTTCAGGAAGTCCTTATTTTAACCATCCTGGTTACCCTGGTTTTGGAGGTTATAACACTTTCAGAATGCCACCTCACATGCTGCCCAGAATGTCCTCACCTTATGGTGGTTCTTACACCCTCAGAAACCAGCCACACCCACTTCACCAGAACCCTGTGGGAATGGGTTTTACTCGACCTCATGCTTTCAACTTTGGTCCACATGATAACACAGGTTTTGGAAATCAGCCATGTTATAACAGTGGTCAAATGAATCAAAATGTCCATATGCCCAGTCAACACTTCAGACCAAATCCTGGTGAGAACTTTGGTCACATTCCTCCACAAAATACTAGTCAAATaccacaccctgacatgacatctAACTTTGGACCTGCAAGCAATTCACATTTTAATTCCCAGTTAGAATCAAACCATTCTTTTGTTCCACCACCCAAGACCTACAATCAGACAAAAACATCAGCACAAAAGCAAGACTTCAGTCAAGGTGCAAGCAAAACTTCCAACCAGAACACCGCTACACATCAGCATCACCACAGAACAGATGACATCGTGAACCAAGGTAGTGCTGACTTAAAAAACGTTAATCGAAACAGTGTAGTAAATCAAGAGAGCAACCATTCTCATAATGCAGATAACACTAACAGTAGTCATGCTAATGGGACTCAGAGCAAGTCCCGTCAACCTAGAGTTACAGCTGAAGGATGCAACTCTGAAAAGAGCAGCAAAACATCTCTCCACCTCAGTCGTCATGGTCATTCATCCTCTGAGCCAGTCTATCCATGTGGAATTTGTACACATGAAGTTAATGATGACCAGGATGCCATCTTGTGTGAAGCTTCTTGTCAAAAATGGTTTCATCGGATCTGTACGGGCATGACTGAGTCTGCTTATGGCCTCCTCACTGCAGAAGCATCAGCAGTATGGGGCTGTGATACTTGCATGGCTGAAAAGGATGTCCAGCTGATGCGTACTAGGGAGACTGCAGGGCCACCTGCATTGAATACTGATGGATGA